From Salinicoccus roseus, one genomic window encodes:
- a CDS encoding glycerol-3-phosphate responsive antiterminator: MKILPAIRSMKDFEKLIGSPYRACVILDIHIGHLESHITTIKKHGFDVYLHLDLIKGLAVDTASLEYIHQKYRPTGIVTTRGRIIKKANQLGLETVLRIFVIDSSAIEKSIELIRQTEPKLIEILPGVIPKVIHLINSEVEADVIAGGLIETQREVDEAIAAGAKYVTTSKTSLWFDPANHTS, translated from the coding sequence ATGAAAATACTACCCGCAATCCGTTCCATGAAGGATTTTGAAAAACTGATCGGCAGTCCCTACCGGGCATGTGTCATCCTCGATATCCATATCGGTCACTTGGAAAGCCATATTACTACAATAAAAAAACATGGATTCGACGTCTACCTGCATCTGGACCTCATCAAAGGGCTGGCGGTGGACACTGCTTCACTCGAATACATCCATCAGAAATATCGGCCGACAGGTATCGTGACCACACGCGGCAGGATCATCAAAAAGGCCAACCAGCTCGGCCTGGAGACTGTACTGCGCATTTTTGTCATCGATTCCTCAGCCATCGAGAAAAGCATCGAACTCATCAGACAGACGGAGCCGAAGCTGATTGAAATCCTGCCCGGCGTAATTCCGAAAGTGATCCACCTGATCAATTCAGAAGTGGAAGCTGATGTCATCGCAGGCGGATTGATCGAAACACAGCGCGAAGTCGACGAAGCCATCGCTGCTGGAGCAAAGTATGTGACTACGAGCAAGACCAGCTTGTGGTTCGATCCGGCCAACCATACTTCATGA